In the genome of Spirochaetia bacterium, one region contains:
- a CDS encoding substrate-binding domain-containing protein — MDAVEREGFKTSYTPRKNENKKFHFVGIVARKRGNEQDDIFFQNAIHSCQSEFNKHSLVSIPLGYVDQKVDFDNSPIKPSEFGGFIFRGQSIPADVIESFEKYSVPIVLLENHIPSRKFNSIVANDMELEMLVTKHLLEKGYDRIVHLSGPKDWYDNNQRMAGYTQAMQQAGKKPWIINMEDGTLKTGALAYHMLSKESAGLGVTFTNDAMAIGFLNAANNDGRNIPGDFGIAGFDDIPWTSFSNPMMTTAHVETSEMAKMAARRLIQLMEGTDSCRAKIEVPGRLIVRKSC, encoded by the coding sequence ATGGACGCGGTTGAGCGGGAAGGATTCAAGACTTCATATACACCACGAAAAAACGAAAATAAAAAATTTCATTTCGTGGGTATTGTTGCAAGAAAAAGAGGAAATGAACAGGATGACATTTTTTTTCAAAATGCCATTCACAGCTGCCAAAGTGAATTCAACAAGCATTCCCTTGTTTCTATTCCTCTTGGTTATGTAGATCAAAAAGTCGATTTTGACAATTCTCCGATAAAACCGTCAGAGTTCGGAGGTTTTATCTTCAGAGGTCAATCGATTCCTGCAGATGTCATTGAATCATTTGAAAAATACAGTGTGCCTATTGTCCTACTTGAAAATCATATTCCTTCCAGGAAATTCAACAGTATTGTCGCAAATGATATGGAACTGGAAATGTTGGTAACAAAGCACCTTCTGGAAAAAGGTTATGACAGGATTGTTCATCTGAGTGGTCCGAAGGACTGGTATGACAACAATCAGAGAATGGCAGGCTACACACAGGCAATGCAGCAAGCCGGTAAAAAACCCTGGATAATCAACATGGAAGACGGCACTTTGAAAACAGGTGCCCTTGCTTACCATATGCTAAGCAAGGAATCGGCAGGTCTAGGTGTGACTTTCACCAATGATGCGATGGCCATCGGATTCCTGAATGCTGCTAACAATGATGGTCGCAATATCCCTGGTGATTTCGGTATTGCGGGTTTTGATGATATTCCATGGACAAGTTTTTCCAATCCGATGATGACCACTGCCCATGTAGAAACCAGTGAAATGGCAAAAATGGCTGCAAGGCGTCTGATACAGCTCATGGAGGGTACTGATTCCTGCCGTGCAAAGATAGAAGTACCCGGACGTCTCATCGTCAGGAAAAGTTGCTGA
- a CDS encoding nucleotide sugar dehydrogenase, whose protein sequence is MVTFQDIIDRKAKIAVIGLGYVGMPIAVAFAKQVSVIGFDTNCDKIKQYKEGKDPTNEVGDEAIKQTSVEFSCNPARLKEALFHIVAVPTPVHADHSPDLTPVKEASKLLGQNLSKGSVVVYESTVYPGVTEDVCMPILEKESGLRCGIDFKVGYSPERINPGDKVHRLATITKVVSGMDAEALDLIADVYGLVVKAGIFKAESIKVAEAAKVIENSQRDINIAFMNELSMIFNTMGIDTKAVLDAAKTKWNFLQFNPGLVGGHCIGVDPYYLTYKAEQMGYHSQIILSGRRINDDMGKYVAENAIKKLISVGKGVREAKVAILGFAFKENCPDIRNTKVIDIIKELKEYGIDPIIYDPQADSGEAKKLYGVEFVSFAEVKDMDIVIIAVAHQQFIELSMKQLDDLFANEPIGQKVIIDVKGILDRKQYENAGYCYWRL, encoded by the coding sequence GTGGTTACATTTCAAGATATAATTGATAGGAAGGCAAAGATTGCTGTAATTGGCCTAGGCTATGTTGGGATGCCTATTGCCGTAGCTTTTGCCAAACAGGTTTCTGTTATCGGATTTGATACCAACTGCGACAAGATCAAACAATACAAAGAAGGAAAGGATCCGACAAATGAAGTCGGCGATGAAGCAATCAAGCAAACCAGCGTCGAATTTTCTTGTAATCCTGCCAGACTTAAGGAAGCCTTGTTCCATATTGTTGCTGTACCTACCCCGGTACATGCAGACCACAGTCCTGATCTTACGCCGGTAAAGGAAGCAAGCAAGTTGCTTGGCCAGAATCTTTCAAAAGGTTCCGTGGTGGTCTATGAATCCACGGTATATCCTGGTGTCACTGAAGATGTCTGCATGCCGATCCTTGAAAAAGAATCAGGACTCAGGTGTGGGATTGACTTCAAGGTAGGATATTCTCCTGAGAGAATAAATCCAGGAGACAAGGTCCATCGGCTGGCTACCATAACCAAAGTCGTTTCTGGAATGGATGCCGAAGCGCTTGATTTGATTGCAGATGTGTATGGTTTGGTTGTAAAAGCCGGCATCTTCAAGGCTGAGTCGATAAAAGTTGCAGAAGCAGCCAAAGTAATAGAGAACTCACAGAGAGATATCAATATCGCTTTCATGAATGAACTGTCCATGATTTTCAATACCATGGGAATAGATACAAAGGCAGTCCTTGATGCAGCCAAGACAAAATGGAATTTCCTGCAATTCAATCCAGGACTTGTCGGTGGCCATTGCATCGGTGTAGATCCCTATTATCTTACCTACAAGGCAGAGCAGATGGGTTATCATTCACAGATTATACTTTCGGGTCGTAGGATCAACGACGACATGGGAAAATATGTTGCAGAGAATGCCATTAAGAAACTTATCAGCGTAGGGAAAGGTGTGCGAGAGGCAAAAGTTGCAATCTTGGGATTTGCTTTCAAGGAAAATTGCCCTGATATCCGCAATACCAAAGTCATTGACATCATAAAGGAACTTAAGGAATATGGAATTGATCCGATTATTTATGATCCCCAGGCTGATTCTGGAGAAGCAAAGAAACTCTACGGAGTAGAATTCGTATCATTTGCAGAGGTGAAGGATATGGATATTGTCATCATTGCTGTGGCACATCAACAGTTTATCGAACTGTCGATGAAGCAATTGGATGACCTGTTCGCCAATGAGCCGATAGGACAGAAAGTCATAATTGACGTGAAGGGTATTCTTGATCGTAAGCAATATGAGAATGCCGGATACTGCTACTGGAGATTATAG
- a CDS encoding glycosyltransferase family 4 protein — MKKIALISNNDNIVFYFRREIILSFLKKGCHVCLITPVHGHLSSFETYPEVEIIPIELERRGTNPSKDLRFYHSLLAILKHVRPDVVFSYTIKPNVYGSMACRRLHIPCFPNITGLGDAMENSGLVRTVALRLSRHAYKHCAGVFMQNEANRSFFVGNKVVREKQIRMIPGSGVNLERFSYQAYPSEANGIRIIFVGRLLKDKGLFEFLEATRAFASRKDVKFFIAGSAADSDYDIPQLLKSYRVTYLGLLSKPELMYRNYHVIVLPSYHEGMSNVLLEASATGRPVITTTVPGCRETFDEGVSGIGCEPRNTASLVDALRRFLALSEIQHAQMGIAGRKKMEQQFSRELVVQAYQKAVAEVVGE; from the coding sequence ATGAAGAAAATTGCTTTGATTTCGAATAATGACAATATTGTATTTTATTTCAGAAGGGAAATAATTCTGTCCTTCTTGAAGAAAGGATGCCATGTCTGTCTTATTACTCCTGTCCATGGGCATTTGTCTAGCTTTGAGACATATCCTGAAGTCGAAATAATTCCTATCGAGTTGGAACGGCGGGGTACAAATCCTTCAAAAGATCTGAGATTCTATCATTCTTTGTTGGCAATTCTGAAACATGTAAGGCCCGATGTCGTCTTTTCCTATACTATCAAACCCAATGTCTACGGCTCCATGGCCTGCCGACGTCTGCATATTCCTTGCTTTCCTAATATAACAGGCCTAGGGGATGCAATGGAAAATTCAGGTCTTGTCAGGACTGTAGCCTTGCGTCTATCCCGACATGCCTATAAACATTGTGCCGGTGTGTTCATGCAGAATGAGGCAAATAGAAGTTTCTTTGTCGGCAACAAGGTAGTCAGGGAAAAACAAATACGGATGATTCCGGGATCAGGAGTAAACCTGGAACGTTTTTCCTACCAGGCTTATCCATCTGAAGCAAATGGTATACGTATTATTTTTGTAGGACGGTTACTTAAAGACAAGGGTTTGTTTGAATTTCTTGAGGCAACAAGAGCTTTTGCAAGTAGGAAAGATGTCAAATTTTTCATTGCCGGCTCTGCTGCTGATTCTGACTATGATATTCCTCAGTTGCTTAAGAGTTACCGGGTAACGTATCTCGGACTGCTTTCCAAACCTGAACTGATGTACAGGAATTATCATGTAATTGTACTTCCATCATACCATGAAGGAATGTCCAATGTATTGCTTGAAGCATCTGCAACCGGTCGTCCTGTAATTACGACGACTGTACCTGGATGCCGTGAAACGTTTGACGAAGGAGTGTCCGGTATCGGCTGTGAACCAAGGAATACTGCATCTTTGGTCGATGCATTACGCCGTTTCCTGGCACTTTCGGAAATACAGCATGCCCAGATGGGTATTGCAGGAAGAAAAAAAATGGAGCAACAGTTCTCACGGGAGCTTGTTGTCCAGGCATACCAGAAGGCTGTGGCCGAGGTGGTGGGGGAGTGA
- a CDS encoding O-antigen ligase family protein, with protein MSNQDPAVISISKLTLFKGFYILASLFFTLSYVFDNTSGISKTVFMAIYYPLMILLFAGSIYFLAKDYRTNEHNFTTNRFFPVLVAFFAYCIISTFVNGNAFVFYNNWMFPVHSALFLFLCMISEGSEEQDLHSWNQVGYLFIFLIDFLVLGSLATYILRRSFLYDSLSFDMQAFLNVSAGPGRRLYGIVGNANSLAYSILYCIFLVPPLMFFSRNKADKGFLISTVVLSVYCAILAGARGALLIGIVCALALACFVFQQIKKDDTKRRQFFLILGIFVFVCILILLFFFLSQSSVAVKSREYFFHRILRLGNIKTGDDRLDLWRISTQMLTPRNIWFGISDTRLYQHFLSIGSDLAYYLVNNEGRLHNYYLIVLVTFGLPAFIMFVALIGATFRSWFLQRKDFSKQQEIFLALLMIQFFAIVLSGFLEQLMLNTGTAVSLPTCFVWGTLFSFFGRTESKSLSNKGIFTTLFLMSGKTRGIHEENCFDFE; from the coding sequence ATGAGTAACCAAGATCCTGCGGTAATTTCAATCAGCAAGTTGACTCTATTCAAAGGTTTTTACATCCTTGCATCACTTTTCTTTACTCTTTCCTATGTGTTTGACAATACATCCGGTATATCCAAGACAGTCTTTATGGCTATCTATTACCCACTTATGATTCTTCTTTTTGCAGGGAGCATCTACTTCCTTGCAAAAGACTATCGTACCAACGAACATAATTTCACTACAAATAGATTCTTTCCTGTGCTGGTTGCCTTTTTTGCGTATTGCATCATTTCGACGTTTGTCAATGGAAATGCCTTTGTTTTCTATAATAACTGGATGTTTCCTGTCCATTCCGCATTGTTTCTTTTCCTCTGCATGATTTCGGAGGGCAGTGAAGAACAAGACCTTCACTCATGGAATCAGGTGGGGTACCTTTTTATATTTCTTATTGATTTTCTAGTCCTTGGTTCTTTGGCAACATATATACTGCGTCGTTCTTTCCTGTATGATTCCCTGTCATTTGACATGCAAGCTTTTCTCAACGTCAGTGCCGGGCCTGGGCGTAGGTTATATGGCATAGTAGGGAATGCAAATTCACTTGCATATTCAATTCTCTATTGTATTTTTCTTGTTCCTCCCCTTATGTTTTTCTCCCGAAACAAGGCAGATAAGGGATTTTTGATTTCTACAGTAGTACTGAGCGTGTACTGTGCAATACTTGCAGGAGCCAGAGGAGCCTTGCTTATCGGAATTGTCTGTGCTTTGGCTTTAGCTTGCTTTGTTTTCCAGCAAATAAAAAAAGATGATACCAAGAGAAGGCAGTTTTTCCTTATTTTGGGCATATTTGTCTTTGTCTGCATACTTATCCTTCTATTTTTCTTCCTTTCTCAATCAAGTGTAGCTGTCAAGTCGAGAGAGTATTTTTTCCATCGTATCCTAAGGCTAGGAAACATCAAGACAGGAGATGACAGGTTGGATCTTTGGCGTATATCAACGCAGATGTTGACTCCCCGTAACATCTGGTTCGGTATTTCTGATACAAGACTTTATCAGCATTTCTTGTCGATAGGATCTGACCTTGCATATTATCTTGTGAACAACGAAGGTCGGTTACACAACTATTACCTTATTGTCTTGGTTACCTTTGGTCTACCGGCATTCATCATGTTTGTTGCTCTGATCGGTGCTACGTTCAGAAGTTGGTTCCTGCAGAGAAAGGACTTCTCAAAACAACAGGAAATCTTTCTTGCTTTACTTATGATTCAGTTTTTTGCTATTGTACTCAGTGGCTTCTTAGAGCAACTTATGCTCAATACAGGGACAGCAGTCTCATTGCCGACATGCTTTGTGTGGGGAACACTGTTCAGCTTCTTTGGAAGAACCGAATCAAAAAGCTTGTCTAACAAAGGAATATTTACTACTCTATTTCTTATGTCTGGAAAAACCCGAGGGATTCATGAAGAAAATTGCTTTGATTTCGAATAA
- a CDS encoding SDR family oxidoreductase, producing the protein MAYTNLNFPKDSLFLVTGGAGFVGSNLCEAILNLGYKVRCLDDLSTGSQKNINDFKGNPNYEFIKGDIKDLQVCLEATDGVSYVLHQAAWGSVPRSIEMPLFYCANNITGMLNMLEAARRNHVGKFVYASSSSVYGDEPTLPKKEGTEGNLLSPYALTKRTDEEWAKQYTMHYGLDTYGLRYFNVFGRRQNPEGAYAAVIPKFIKLLLEDKAPTINGDGRQSRDFTYIENVIEANLKACLAPSAAAGRAYNIAFGGREYLIDLYWSLNKALGKHIEPVFGPDRAGDIKHSNADVSLARQLLGYDAQWSFDEGIKLAIAWYKDALS; encoded by the coding sequence ATGGCATATACAAATTTAAATTTTCCGAAAGATAGTCTGTTCCTTGTAACAGGAGGTGCCGGATTCGTTGGATCAAATCTTTGCGAAGCAATTCTTAACCTTGGTTACAAAGTCAGGTGTCTTGATGATCTTTCAACCGGTTCCCAGAAAAATATCAATGATTTCAAAGGTAATCCTAACTATGAATTCATCAAGGGCGATATCAAGGACCTGCAGGTCTGCCTTGAAGCGACTGATGGCGTCAGCTATGTGCTGCACCAGGCAGCTTGGGGCAGTGTGCCCCGATCCATAGAGATGCCGCTCTTCTACTGTGCCAACAATATTACGGGAATGCTCAATATGCTTGAAGCTGCCCGGCGTAATCATGTAGGAAAATTTGTCTATGCTTCGTCAAGTTCAGTCTATGGCGATGAACCGACACTTCCCAAGAAAGAAGGTACCGAAGGCAATCTCCTATCCCCTTATGCACTGACCAAACGGACTGATGAAGAGTGGGCAAAGCAATATACGATGCATTATGGATTGGATACGTATGGTCTACGCTACTTCAATGTGTTCGGAAGAAGACAGAACCCTGAAGGAGCCTATGCTGCTGTAATTCCCAAGTTCATCAAACTGTTGCTGGAGGACAAAGCTCCGACTATCAATGGTGACGGCAGGCAAAGCCGTGATTTTACTTATATCGAAAATGTCATTGAGGCAAACCTGAAAGCCTGCCTTGCTCCGTCTGCTGCTGCAGGTCGGGCATATAATATAGCTTTCGGAGGAAGAGAATACCTGATTGACTTGTACTGGTCATTGAACAAGGCTTTGGGCAAGCACATTGAACCTGTGTTCGGACCGGACAGGGCAGGAGACATCAAGCATAGCAACGCCGATGTTTCCTTGGCCAGGCAACTGCTTGGCTATGATGCCCAATGGTCATTTGACGAAGGTATCAAACTTGCAATTGCATGGTACAAAGATGCTCTTTCGTAG
- a CDS encoding plasmid pRiA4b ORF-3 family protein produces the protein MGTPINCFLDEELISNACSLYGKLKSVKKVASEFGLSIEKTRKILITGGLYNTKKSRKVAKFHAEGLSNEKIGRKLKMQPKVVSSYLPYEKTMYNLAVKSDNAKRCELYQKRSKTARKQMHELWATLESSSVPATQRREEPLWWRTRSLTWTPVKLRLSLSDERFTTANGYSPSQLHDIRYVLKRYGGSPDGHILTRDIIVPSDITLHYLHYVIQRAFGWQGRHRHKYFFSDEDFMRIVQGTATGWAALVGCLFECDQNFYDRNCLGDNDFGSGSIRSWQRKKYTGPYVSGEWVASPLACRRMFEQQHVADRFSEKIQKPFNDCTAAELLRVSGTDVNVLMENLRLENLLAKGNDLLTTTLSFKKGPRPITRTLYYMYDFTDRWTVKVSRPLDCGKGVNGKWRQTAENILAKQHRAVCLTKHGRVVIDDIGGLEGFTTFLARLKVYGNKPVNSKELIDQAISKGWRIREPSARKLL, from the coding sequence ATGGGTACACCGATTAATTGTTTTCTTGACGAGGAATTGATTTCTAATGCCTGTAGCCTGTACGGTAAACTTAAGTCGGTCAAGAAGGTTGCCTCCGAATTCGGTCTTTCCATAGAAAAGACGAGGAAGATACTCATTACCGGCGGATTGTATAATACAAAGAAAAGCCGTAAGGTTGCAAAATTTCATGCTGAAGGACTTAGCAATGAAAAAATCGGGCGTAAGCTCAAGATGCAACCGAAAGTCGTTTCATCTTATCTACCCTATGAAAAGACAATGTATAATCTGGCAGTAAAAAGCGACAATGCAAAGCGCTGTGAGCTTTATCAGAAAAGATCCAAAACTGCTAGGAAACAGATGCACGAACTATGGGCAACACTGGAATCTTCTTCTGTACCAGCTACCCAGCGGCGGGAAGAACCTTTGTGGTGGCGGACCCGGTCACTTACGTGGACACCTGTAAAACTCCGTCTTTCATTGTCTGACGAAAGATTTACTACGGCCAATGGTTATAGCCCTTCCCAGCTTCACGACATCCGGTATGTCTTGAAAAGGTATGGCGGTTCTCCTGATGGTCATATACTTACAAGAGATATTATCGTTCCTTCAGATATTACGTTGCATTATCTTCATTATGTTATTCAGCGTGCTTTTGGTTGGCAAGGGAGACATAGACATAAATACTTCTTTTCCGATGAAGATTTTATGCGTATCGTTCAGGGAACTGCCACAGGTTGGGCTGCCTTGGTCGGCTGCCTTTTTGAATGTGACCAAAACTTTTATGACAGGAACTGCCTTGGTGACAATGATTTCGGAAGTGGCAGCATTCGCAGTTGGCAGAGAAAAAAATATACCGGACCATATGTATCGGGAGAATGGGTGGCAAGTCCTTTAGCCTGCAGGCGTATGTTTGAGCAACAGCATGTTGCTGATAGATTTTCTGAAAAGATACAGAAACCATTCAATGACTGCACTGCAGCGGAATTGCTAAGGGTCTCTGGTACTGATGTCAATGTACTGATGGAAAACCTAAGATTGGAAAATCTATTGGCAAAGGGAAATGATTTGTTGACAACGACCCTCAGCTTCAAAAAAGGACCCAGACCCATTACCAGAACCTTGTATTATATGTATGATTTTACTGATAGATGGACAGTCAAGGTCAGCCGGCCGCTTGACTGTGGAAAAGGTGTAAACGGAAAGTGGCGTCAAACCGCAGAGAACATACTTGCAAAGCAACATCGTGCAGTTTGCCTGACCAAACATGGACGGGTGGTCATAGATGATATCGGAGGATTAGAGGGTTTTACAACTTTTCTTGCCAGACTCAAAGTATATGGAAACAAACCTGTCAACAGTAAAGAATTGATAGATCAGGCAATTTCCAAGGGATGGCGAATAAGGGAACCTTCAGCAAGAAAGTTACTGTGA
- a CDS encoding fructosamine kinase family protein — protein sequence MKINKYILQKELTKKLEEKIVIGSMEPVYGGDINSSFRLGLEDGRQFFIKVNRKENIGSFHSEEAALHLMAQTHTVGIPQVYCCGTVADAAYLAMEFLQQQAPYKGYYMEFATELAAMHNATTTKRFGFSQDNNSGRTVQSNGWENSWIEFYRTHRLAYQIKLNEKWFDKKELSNFTYLLDHLDNLLVEPEHPSLLHGDLWSGNYMCAAHRPYLFDPACYYGHYEVDIAMSELFGRLPQTFYDIYGSINSLYGYEERRDLYNLYHLLNHLHLFGGSYRQSVLTILKEYT from the coding sequence ATGAAAATAAACAAATATATATTACAGAAAGAATTGACAAAGAAACTGGAAGAGAAGATTGTCATAGGTAGCATGGAACCTGTCTATGGCGGTGATATCAACTCAAGTTTTCGTCTTGGTCTTGAAGATGGAAGGCAATTCTTCATCAAAGTCAACAGAAAAGAGAACATCGGCTCCTTCCATTCGGAAGAAGCAGCATTACATCTTATGGCACAGACTCATACCGTCGGTATTCCTCAGGTATATTGCTGCGGTACGGTAGCTGATGCAGCATATCTGGCAATGGAATTTCTACAGCAACAAGCACCCTACAAAGGCTACTATATGGAATTTGCCACGGAACTGGCAGCTATGCACAATGCAACTACAACAAAACGTTTCGGTTTTTCCCAAGACAACAACAGCGGCAGGACCGTCCAGTCAAACGGATGGGAAAATTCCTGGATTGAATTTTACCGGACACATAGGCTTGCTTACCAAATCAAGCTGAATGAAAAATGGTTCGATAAAAAAGAACTTAGCAATTTCACCTACTTGCTGGACCATCTTGATAATCTTCTTGTAGAACCAGAGCATCCTTCCCTACTCCATGGAGACCTATGGAGCGGCAACTATATGTGTGCAGCCCATAGACCCTATCTATTTGACCCAGCTTGTTACTATGGACATTACGAGGTAGACATTGCCATGAGTGAACTTTTCGGACGCCTGCCTCAGACCTTCTATGATATATACGGTTCCATCAACAGCCTGTATGGCTATGAAGAAAGAAGAGATTTGTATAACCTCTATCACTTGCTTAACCACTTGCACCTTTTTGGAGGTTCATATAGACAAAGCGTTCTGACAATATTGAAGGAATACACATAA
- a CDS encoding low molecular weight phosphotyrosine protein phosphatase translates to MKKILFICHGNICRSTMAEALFRHLAQKEKFDCKIASAGISDEEHGNPIHPGTLRQLRKHAVPVLPHRAHRITDDEFADADLIVCMDAENIRYLKRRFGSSEKIRLLLDREIDDPWYTGDFDSTWDDILEGCTKLMQQLRQAAD, encoded by the coding sequence ATGAAGAAAATACTTTTTATTTGCCATGGAAATATATGCAGATCAACCATGGCAGAAGCTTTGTTCCGCCATCTTGCCCAAAAAGAAAAGTTTGACTGTAAAATTGCTTCAGCAGGAATAAGCGATGAAGAACATGGGAATCCTATACATCCTGGAACCTTGCGCCAGTTACGCAAGCATGCAGTACCTGTGTTGCCTCATCGTGCCCATAGAATTACTGATGATGAATTTGCCGATGCTGATCTTATCGTATGTATGGATGCTGAAAATATTCGTTACCTTAAGAGAAGGTTTGGCTCTTCAGAAAAAATACGGTTGCTTCTTGATAGAGAAATTGATGACCCGTGGTATACTGGTGATTTTGACAGTACATGGGATGATATCTTGGAGGGATGCACAAAGTTGATGCAGCAGCTGAGACAAGCGGCTGATTGA
- the nfsB gene encoding oxygen-insensitive NAD(P)H nitroreductase, protein MELQEVLQRRYAVKKFDATKKLTPKEETAIKELLRFSPSSVNIQPWHFIIASTEEGKQRIAKSTEGSFAFNTPKVLDASHVVVFSARKDADEAFLLHLLEKENTDGRFAKPEFMEAQKSGRAVFVGKHRTELNDMPSWLAKQVYLDLGSFLLGVAELGLDAVPMEGFDPTVLDAEFGLDAKGFTSLALVAVGHKGADDFNGALPKSRLDEKEIIDMV, encoded by the coding sequence ATGGAACTACAAGAAGTATTACAGAGAAGATATGCCGTTAAGAAATTTGATGCTACGAAAAAACTGACACCGAAAGAAGAGACTGCAATCAAGGAACTGCTGAGATTCAGTCCTTCCAGTGTCAATATACAGCCATGGCATTTTATCATTGCATCTACCGAAGAAGGTAAGCAAAGAATTGCGAAAAGTACCGAAGGATCTTTTGCTTTCAATACTCCGAAGGTACTTGATGCTTCGCACGTAGTAGTTTTCAGTGCGAGGAAAGATGCTGATGAAGCTTTCCTTCTTCACTTGCTTGAAAAGGAAAATACTGACGGACGGTTTGCAAAGCCCGAATTCATGGAAGCCCAGAAAAGCGGACGTGCAGTTTTCGTTGGCAAGCATCGGACGGAACTGAATGATATGCCATCATGGCTGGCCAAGCAGGTATATCTGGATCTAGGAAGTTTCTTGTTGGGAGTGGCTGAGCTTGGTTTGGATGCAGTCCCGATGGAAGGTTTTGATCCTACGGTCCTGGATGCAGAATTCGGATTGGATGCCAAGGGTTTCACTTCATTGGCATTGGTAGCAGTCGGGCATAAAGGAGCGGATGATTTCAATGGAGCATTGCCGAAATCGAGACTGGATGAAAAAGAGATCATTGATATGGTTTGA
- a CDS encoding glycosyltransferase — MKHIAFFLGDLQLGGAERVVSIIASHLTSDYAVTIFSYYDKEPLYFLDPQVRLVKIEKETGTKNYFRNLRWLRKSLRNVDLLISFMAVYNIYALVCTLGTGIPVIVADRNDPSRIPSGRGLRLIRNLVYRRAKMLVVQNEANGRYFRQHGLNCFSVIQNPIADEIIAARAKLKSTTKENLIVSSGRLVRAKDQATLIKAFTHFSIKHPDYHLVILGEGPLHRELDKLIDNLGLKEKVTLAGYQADVFSVYIRAKMFIFSSLFEGSSNALLEALCLGLPVITTHVAGTEEVIHQDVNGMFFDFHDDAALAACIEKILGNEPYWVYESKPVNEELFQSIKAPQIVDKWKELIEEKIL; from the coding sequence GTGAAACACATAGCATTTTTTTTGGGAGATCTTCAACTGGGAGGAGCGGAACGGGTCGTTTCAATCATAGCCTCCCATTTGACTTCTGATTATGCAGTCACTATTTTTTCCTACTATGACAAGGAACCTCTCTATTTCCTTGATCCGCAGGTGAGATTGGTCAAGATTGAGAAGGAGACCGGTACAAAGAATTATTTCAGGAATCTTCGTTGGCTGAGAAAGTCTCTCAGGAATGTTGATCTGCTGATATCCTTCATGGCTGTCTATAATATCTATGCTCTTGTATGTACGTTAGGAACGGGTATACCAGTCATTGTTGCGGACCGTAATGATCCTTCCAGGATCCCTTCCGGACGTGGCTTGCGCTTGATCAGGAACCTTGTCTATCGACGGGCAAAAATGCTTGTTGTACAGAATGAAGCCAATGGCAGGTATTTCAGACAACATGGACTGAATTGTTTCTCTGTCATCCAGAATCCGATTGCTGATGAAATTATAGCTGCCAGGGCTAAACTGAAATCGACTACCAAAGAGAACCTGATTGTTTCTTCAGGAAGACTTGTACGGGCAAAGGACCAAGCTACGCTTATCAAAGCCTTTACACATTTCTCCATAAAACATCCAGACTATCATCTGGTAATATTGGGAGAAGGGCCTCTCCATAGGGAATTGGATAAGCTTATTGACAACCTTGGCCTTAAAGAGAAAGTAACGTTGGCTGGTTACCAGGCTGATGTATTCTCTGTATATATACGTGCAAAGATGTTTATATTCTCTTCTTTGTTTGAGGGGTCTTCAAATGCTCTGTTGGAAGCTCTCTGCCTTGGGCTTCCCGTCATTACGACACATGTAGCAGGAACTGAAGAGGTTATTCATCAGGATGTCAACGGCATGTTCTTTGACTTTCATGATGATGCAGCACTTGCTGCCTGCATAGAAAAGATTCTTGGAAATGAGCCTTACTGGGTCTATGAAAGCAAGCCGGTAAATGAGGAGCTATTCCAGTCGATAAAAGCACCGCAGATTGTTGACAAATGGAAGGAACTGATTGAAGAAAAGATTTTATAA